From Acidipropionibacterium acidipropionici, one genomic window encodes:
- a CDS encoding M23 family metallopeptidase, with the protein MSTRTTRRRQGRFAPLDFLRTAIVADDDDSTADPHLTDEAATEEPFAEHRRRSPFKVAVAASVVGALGLVTGGAVMLTSASSSSATNVHSLAIDKNHPDITRGEPRTDESQDASTKAGTTNSKAAAEKGSLPALDGRGSNVSRSTIRSELDKAMSQSMADQRNSAMDATDSQARAKADSVSETARAKEMDADVAKAKSRAKEIAAEKKAAEAKLAATAAAAGKPIKTGDLSALTTSGAGSLPIAKGSYTLGSYWGEYGSWARWHTGEDFVAGCGTPLHAVSSGVIGQPTGGSWAGNHVVIHLANGGSVLYAHMSSINVSVGQTVKPGQLIGYSGETGRAFGCHLHFEYYPSGTTPGDVYSTTDPLVFLRSIGLKP; encoded by the coding sequence GTGAGCACTCGCACAACCAGGCGCCGCCAAGGCCGGTTCGCACCTCTCGACTTTCTCCGCACCGCGATCGTCGCCGACGATGACGACTCGACCGCCGATCCCCACCTCACCGACGAGGCGGCCACCGAGGAGCCCTTCGCCGAGCACCGGCGCCGTTCCCCCTTCAAGGTCGCGGTGGCCGCGTCCGTCGTCGGAGCCCTGGGCCTGGTGACCGGGGGCGCCGTGATGCTGACCAGCGCCTCCTCCTCATCGGCCACCAACGTCCACTCCCTGGCGATCGATAAGAACCATCCGGACATCACGCGGGGCGAGCCCAGGACCGACGAGTCCCAGGACGCCAGCACCAAGGCCGGGACGACCAACTCCAAGGCGGCCGCAGAGAAGGGCTCACTGCCCGCCCTGGACGGACGCGGCTCCAACGTGTCGCGCAGCACCATCCGCTCCGAGCTCGACAAGGCCATGAGCCAGTCGATGGCCGATCAGCGCAACAGCGCGATGGACGCCACAGACAGCCAGGCCAGAGCCAAGGCCGACTCCGTCTCCGAGACCGCACGAGCGAAGGAGATGGACGCCGACGTCGCCAAGGCCAAGTCCCGCGCCAAGGAGATCGCCGCCGAGAAGAAGGCCGCCGAGGCCAAGCTGGCCGCGACCGCGGCAGCGGCCGGCAAGCCCATCAAGACCGGCGACCTGAGCGCGCTGACCACCTCCGGGGCCGGCTCCCTGCCGATCGCCAAGGGCTCCTACACGCTGGGCTCCTACTGGGGCGAATACGGATCGTGGGCGCGCTGGCACACCGGCGAGGACTTCGTCGCCGGCTGCGGCACCCCTCTCCACGCCGTCTCCTCAGGCGTCATCGGCCAGCCCACCGGCGGTTCATGGGCGGGCAATCACGTCGTGATCCACCTGGCCAACGGCGGTTCGGTGCTGTACGCGCATATGAGCAGCATCAACGTCTCCGTGGGCCAGACGGTCAAGCCCGGACAGCTGATCGGCTACTCCGGCGAGACCGGCCGGGCCTTCGGCTGCCACCTCCACTTCGAGTACTACCCGTCGGGCACCACCCCCGGCGATGTCTACAGCACCACCGATCCGCTGGTCTTCCTGAGGTCCATCGGGCTCAAGCCCTGA
- the sucC gene encoding ADP-forming succinate--CoA ligase subunit beta, with amino-acid sequence MDLYEYQARDLFEKHGVPVLRGIVAQTPQEAAAAAAELATPVVAVKAQVKVGGRGKAGGVKIARSPQEAADHASAILGMDIKGHTVGKVMIAEGAEIAEEYYFSILLDRGERRYLAMCSREGGMDIETLAAERPEALARVPVDPIDGIDEAKAHEILTEAGFPEADQPAIVPVLLRLWDVYTGEDATLVEVNPMVRTADGSIIALDGKVTLDGNAAFRHPEHSDLIDRATTDPLELRAGELGLNYVKLDGIVGVIGNGAGLVMSTLDVVAYAGEEFPGSPKPANFLDIGGGASAEIMANGLDLIMSDPQVKSVFVNVFGGITACDAVANGIKSALESLGDRATKPLVVRLDGNAVEQGRAILNDFNHPLVTMAATMDEAASKAAELASREA; translated from the coding sequence GTGGACCTGTACGAGTACCAAGCCCGCGACCTGTTCGAGAAGCACGGCGTCCCCGTGCTCCGCGGCATCGTCGCCCAGACCCCCCAGGAGGCGGCCGCAGCGGCGGCCGAGCTCGCCACCCCGGTCGTGGCCGTCAAGGCCCAGGTCAAGGTGGGCGGCCGCGGCAAAGCCGGCGGCGTCAAGATCGCCCGGTCGCCCCAGGAGGCGGCCGATCACGCCTCGGCGATTCTCGGGATGGACATCAAGGGCCACACGGTCGGCAAGGTGATGATCGCCGAGGGGGCCGAGATCGCCGAGGAGTACTACTTCTCAATCCTGCTCGACCGTGGGGAGCGGCGCTATCTGGCGATGTGCTCCCGCGAGGGCGGGATGGACATCGAGACCCTCGCCGCCGAGAGGCCCGAGGCCCTGGCCCGGGTGCCCGTTGACCCCATCGACGGCATCGACGAGGCGAAGGCCCATGAGATCCTCACCGAGGCGGGCTTCCCCGAGGCCGATCAGCCGGCCATCGTGCCGGTCCTCCTGCGGCTCTGGGACGTCTACACCGGTGAGGACGCCACCCTCGTCGAGGTCAACCCCATGGTGAGGACCGCGGACGGTTCGATCATCGCCCTGGACGGCAAGGTGACCCTGGACGGCAATGCCGCCTTCCGTCACCCCGAGCACTCCGACCTCATCGACCGCGCCACCACTGACCCGCTGGAGCTGCGGGCCGGCGAGCTGGGGCTCAACTACGTCAAGCTCGACGGCATCGTCGGCGTCATCGGCAACGGCGCCGGACTCGTGATGAGTACCCTCGACGTCGTCGCCTACGCCGGGGAGGAGTTCCCCGGATCGCCCAAGCCCGCGAACTTCCTCGACATCGGCGGCGGCGCCTCGGCCGAGATCATGGCCAACGGCCTGGACCTCATCATGTCCGACCCCCAGGTGAAGTCGGTCTTCGTCAATGTGTTCGGGGGCATCACCGCCTGCGATGCGGTGGCCAACGGCATCAAGTCCGCACTGGAGAGCCTCGGCGACCGGGCCACCAAGCCGCTGGTGGTGAGGCTGGACGGCAATGCCGTCGAACAGGGCCGCGCGATCCTCAACGACTTCAACCATCCGCTCGTGACCATGGCCGCCACCATGGACGAGGCCGCCAGCAAGGCCGCCGAGCTCGCTTCCAGGGAGGCCTGA
- the sucD gene encoding succinate--CoA ligase subunit alpha — MSIILDQNARIIVQGMTGSEGMKHTTRMLASGSQIVGGVNPRKAGQSVDFPGGVSVPVFGGVKEAMEATGADTTVIFVPARFTKSAVLEAIEAEIQLVVCITEGVPAKDETEFVTAARRSGKTRIIGPNCPGIISPGKSNAGITPADITGPGRVGLVSKSGTLTYQLMYEVRDLGISTALGIGGDPVVGTTHIDALQAFEDDPETDVIVMIGEIGGDAEERAAAYIAEHITKPVIGYVAGFTAPEGKTMGHAGAIVSGSSGTAAAKKAALEAAGVRVGKTPSETARLAHEAIEGLSR, encoded by the coding sequence GTGTCCATCATTCTTGATCAGAACGCCCGGATCATCGTCCAGGGGATGACCGGCTCCGAGGGTATGAAGCACACCACCCGGATGCTGGCCTCCGGCTCGCAGATCGTCGGCGGCGTCAACCCGCGCAAGGCCGGGCAGTCGGTCGACTTCCCGGGCGGGGTCAGCGTGCCCGTCTTCGGTGGCGTCAAGGAGGCTATGGAGGCCACCGGAGCCGACACCACCGTCATCTTCGTGCCCGCCCGGTTCACGAAATCGGCGGTTCTGGAGGCCATCGAGGCCGAGATCCAGCTCGTCGTGTGCATCACCGAGGGCGTCCCCGCCAAGGACGAGACCGAATTCGTCACCGCCGCACGGCGCAGCGGGAAGACCCGCATCATCGGACCCAACTGCCCCGGGATCATCAGCCCCGGGAAGTCGAACGCGGGGATCACCCCGGCCGACATCACCGGGCCCGGACGCGTCGGCCTGGTCTCCAAGTCCGGCACCCTCACCTATCAGCTCATGTACGAGGTGCGCGACCTGGGCATCTCGACGGCCTTGGGCATCGGCGGCGACCCGGTGGTCGGCACCACCCACATCGACGCCCTGCAGGCCTTCGAGGACGATCCGGAGACCGACGTCATCGTGATGATCGGCGAGATCGGCGGTGACGCCGAGGAGCGTGCCGCCGCCTACATCGCCGAGCACATCACCAAGCCGGTGATCGGCTACGTCGCCGGGTTCACCGCGCCGGAGGGCAAGACGATGGGGCACGCCGGTGCCATCGTCTCGGGATCCTCGGGTACCGCGGCGGCCAAGAAGGCGGCCCTCGAGGCCGCCGGCGTCCGCGTCGGCAAGACCCCCTCGGAGACCGCCCGGCTGGCTCACGAGGCGATCGAGGGACTCAGCCGCTGA
- a CDS encoding cell division protein PerM, with the protein MDLSVASSARPRGGAVQPRWPWPVVTVLGCLLGVGGVWVVLTGILAPEWLALKNGRFSDLTGGATRLWLLAHGVPITGLGLHLGLAPLGLTVIIVLVGEQTCRFGARVMSAGRRAAGRVPSWRTAGQVAAVHASTHLVLVILLCGSVGAAPWPGGLVGGLAAGVIAGLVGAVRGARLDPAELVPPVLRGIPLAAGAGVAVVLAGGAIVLAVALLMHGERVIALHEGLAPGPWGGFVLFLVELAWLPDLLMWAASWALGSGFAVGIGSSVSPFGVHLGMIPSIPVLAALPDPGTPMIVARLWMILPVIAGAVAGVLVLRDRDGAGIGASVGYGAAAGAASGLLVALVGVLSGGAVGSGRLAQTGALMPQTLGLAVGLLGIGGALSSLVVALIRRHRNASGTPQTPEGGEERRTGGSHRVSRKRSWEDEAGEETRPVR; encoded by the coding sequence GTGGATCTCAGCGTGGCGTCCTCGGCCAGGCCCCGTGGCGGGGCCGTTCAGCCGCGCTGGCCGTGGCCCGTGGTGACAGTCCTGGGATGCCTGCTCGGCGTCGGCGGCGTATGGGTCGTGCTCACCGGGATCCTGGCCCCGGAATGGCTGGCCCTCAAGAACGGACGGTTCTCCGACCTCACCGGCGGTGCGACACGGCTCTGGCTTCTGGCCCACGGCGTCCCGATCACCGGTCTGGGGCTGCACCTCGGCCTCGCACCGCTGGGCCTCACCGTGATCATCGTGCTCGTGGGGGAGCAGACCTGCAGATTCGGGGCCCGGGTGATGTCGGCGGGACGCCGTGCGGCCGGCAGAGTACCCAGCTGGCGGACGGCCGGCCAGGTGGCGGCCGTCCACGCCTCGACCCACCTGGTGCTCGTGATCCTGCTGTGCGGATCGGTGGGCGCCGCGCCATGGCCCGGCGGCCTGGTCGGGGGGCTGGCGGCAGGCGTCATCGCAGGACTGGTGGGAGCGGTCCGCGGAGCCCGGCTCGATCCGGCAGAACTGGTCCCGCCCGTGCTGCGCGGGATCCCGCTGGCGGCCGGGGCGGGGGTGGCCGTTGTGCTGGCCGGCGGAGCCATCGTCCTGGCCGTCGCTCTCCTCATGCACGGGGAACGCGTCATCGCACTCCATGAGGGACTGGCGCCGGGCCCGTGGGGCGGATTCGTCCTGTTCCTGGTGGAGCTGGCATGGCTTCCCGACCTCCTCATGTGGGCGGCGTCCTGGGCCCTGGGCTCCGGATTCGCCGTCGGGATCGGATCCTCGGTCAGCCCCTTCGGCGTCCACCTCGGCATGATCCCGTCCATCCCGGTGCTCGCCGCCCTGCCCGACCCCGGCACGCCGATGATCGTCGCACGCCTGTGGATGATCCTGCCCGTGATCGCCGGGGCCGTGGCCGGCGTGCTCGTCCTCAGGGATCGCGACGGCGCCGGAATCGGGGCGTCGGTGGGGTACGGGGCGGCCGCCGGCGCCGCGTCGGGTCTGCTGGTGGCCCTGGTCGGGGTGCTGTCAGGGGGTGCTGTCGGATCGGGGCGGCTCGCACAGACCGGTGCGCTGATGCCTCAGACCCTCGGCCTGGCCGTGGGGCTGCTGGGGATCGGAGGGGCCCTGAGCTCCCTGGTGGTCGCGCTGATCCGCCGACACCGGAACGCCTCAGGGACGCCACAGACTCCCGAGGGCGGCGAGGAGCGCCGGACGGGCGGATCGCACCGGGTGTCGCGCAAACGCAGCTGGGAGGACGAGGCCGGCGAGGAGACCAGACCGGTGCGGTGA
- the ribD gene encoding bifunctional diaminohydroxyphosphoribosylaminopyrimidine deaminase/5-amino-6-(5-phosphoribosylamino)uracil reductase RibD, with product MERALELAALGPVPDPNPRVGCVLIDERGRVVGQGHHHGAGTPHAEIEALRSLARPASGLTAVVTLEPCNHTGRTGPCSQALIEAGISRVVIGQDDPNPQAAGGGVALEEAGIQVVRGVLRDRAAALNQDWDFAVRHGRPKVVWKYAATLDGRSAAADGTSRWITSSLARAQVHRERARCGALVIGTGTALADDPRLTVRGIDIPHQPLRVVVGHRELPSSMQVFSDEAPTLQLREHDPAAVLAELDRRGIRRVWLEGGPTLAGAFWRAGLIDEVVAHLAPKLLGSGAPALGDAGVSTIGEAHRLVIDEVSMLGPDLCVRAHPDPGTRPDPGTRLDPGTRLDPQCGAQGRGSHE from the coding sequence ATGGAGCGGGCCCTCGAACTGGCCGCGCTCGGACCGGTACCCGATCCGAACCCAAGAGTCGGGTGCGTCCTCATCGATGAGCGCGGCCGTGTCGTCGGCCAGGGCCACCATCACGGCGCCGGCACCCCGCACGCCGAGATCGAGGCACTGCGCAGTCTTGCCCGGCCGGCCTCCGGGCTGACCGCGGTCGTGACACTGGAGCCCTGCAATCACACAGGTCGCACCGGGCCCTGCTCACAGGCGCTCATCGAGGCCGGGATCTCACGGGTGGTGATCGGTCAGGACGATCCCAACCCCCAGGCGGCCGGAGGCGGCGTGGCCCTGGAGGAGGCCGGGATCCAGGTGGTGCGCGGTGTGCTCCGCGATCGGGCCGCCGCGCTCAATCAGGACTGGGACTTCGCCGTGCGGCACGGCCGGCCCAAGGTGGTGTGGAAATACGCCGCCACCCTCGACGGCCGGTCCGCGGCCGCCGACGGCACCAGCCGGTGGATCACATCATCCCTGGCGCGCGCCCAGGTGCACCGTGAACGGGCCCGGTGCGGAGCCCTGGTGATCGGCACCGGCACCGCCCTGGCCGATGACCCCCGGTTGACGGTCCGGGGCATCGACATCCCGCACCAGCCACTGCGGGTCGTGGTGGGGCATCGGGAGCTGCCCAGCAGCATGCAGGTGTTCTCGGACGAGGCCCCCACCCTGCAGCTGCGCGAGCACGATCCGGCCGCAGTGCTGGCCGAACTGGACCGTCGCGGGATCCGCCGCGTGTGGCTGGAGGGAGGACCGACCCTGGCTGGGGCCTTCTGGCGTGCCGGCCTCATCGACGAGGTGGTGGCGCACCTGGCGCCCAAGCTGCTCGGATCCGGGGCCCCTGCACTGGGCGATGCAGGGGTCTCGACCATCGGCGAGGCCCATCGTCTGGTGATCGACGAGGTCTCGATGCTCGGCCCCGACCTCTGCGTGCGCGCGCACCCCGATCCCGGCACCCGCCCTGACCCTGGCACCCGCCTCGACCCTGGCACCCGACTCGATCCCCAATGTGGCGCACAGGGGCGTGGGAGTCATGAATGA
- a CDS encoding riboflavin synthase: protein MFTGLVEEMGEVVSLESGAESAVMAIRGPVVTSDATLGSSIAVDGVCLTVTGIDGDVFTVDVMAETLARSGLGRLAPGAEVNLERPVPVGGRLGGHIVQGHVDATTRLISRTPGDRWETLRFSTPQELARHIVEKGSIAVDGTSLTVAATGPGWFEIGLIPTTLATTVLGRLGVGEEANLEADVLAKYVASLLGAASDDDPAHDSHHDDQGETR, encoded by the coding sequence ATGTTCACCGGACTGGTGGAGGAGATGGGCGAGGTCGTCTCGCTCGAAAGTGGCGCCGAATCGGCCGTGATGGCGATCCGAGGGCCGGTCGTGACGTCTGACGCCACATTGGGGTCGTCGATCGCGGTGGACGGGGTCTGCCTGACGGTGACCGGCATCGACGGCGACGTGTTCACCGTCGACGTGATGGCCGAGACCCTGGCCCGCAGCGGACTGGGACGCCTGGCCCCGGGCGCCGAGGTGAACCTCGAACGCCCTGTGCCGGTCGGCGGGCGGCTGGGCGGCCACATCGTCCAGGGACACGTCGACGCCACGACCCGCCTCATATCGCGCACCCCGGGCGACCGTTGGGAGACATTGCGCTTCTCGACGCCCCAGGAACTCGCCCGCCACATCGTGGAGAAGGGGTCGATCGCGGTCGACGGGACTTCGCTGACAGTCGCCGCCACGGGCCCCGGATGGTTCGAGATCGGACTCATCCCCACCACCCTTGCCACCACTGTGCTGGGCCGTCTCGGGGTCGGTGAGGAGGCCAACCTCGAGGCCGACGTCCTGGCGAAATACGTGGCGTCCCTGCTGGGCGCCGCATCGGACGACGACCCCGCCCACGACAGCCACCATGACGATCAAGGAGAGACACGATGA
- the ribB gene encoding 3,4-dihydroxy-2-butanone-4-phosphate synthase, whose product MTGFATIEEALVQVRAGRPVLVLDDQTRENEGDAILAAGAAGTEWVGWMVRHTSGYLCAPMTEERADRLGLPLMWPSSQDPLRTRYTVSVDAAQGTTTGISAAERAITARTLAGPDARPGDLIRPGHILPLRARDGGVLERRGHTEAAVDLARLAGLEPVGLIGEIVDDAGACLRTPEVLALGAEEGLCVITIEQLAAWRRAHDDLRTASGTRVTAGEEAVLPTRHGAFRVTGYHDHLTGAEHVLLVPSAGIAADDGGAPWVRVHSECLTGDALGSLRCDCGEQLSRSMDQVAGHGGAVIMLRGHEGRGVGLINKIDAYHAQDGGLDTVDAQTSLGLPVDAREYGAAVAILAGLGVDSVRLLTNNPAKISALRQGGIEVEPRPLRIPPRPEDIAYLRTKRDRMGHLIDLDETGSLDARDTTAGISTAGDDEEGIA is encoded by the coding sequence ATGACCGGATTCGCGACCATCGAGGAGGCCCTGGTACAGGTCCGCGCCGGACGCCCGGTGCTGGTCCTCGACGACCAGACCAGGGAGAACGAGGGCGACGCCATCCTGGCCGCCGGCGCCGCCGGTACCGAATGGGTGGGCTGGATGGTCCGCCACACCTCCGGATACCTGTGCGCCCCGATGACCGAGGAACGCGCCGATCGACTCGGCCTTCCCCTCATGTGGCCCTCCAGCCAGGACCCGCTCCGCACCCGCTACACGGTGTCGGTCGACGCCGCCCAGGGCACCACCACCGGGATCAGCGCCGCAGAGCGGGCCATCACCGCCCGCACCCTGGCCGGCCCGGACGCCCGGCCGGGCGATCTCATCCGGCCCGGCCACATCCTGCCGCTGCGCGCCCGCGACGGCGGGGTGCTGGAACGCCGGGGCCACACCGAGGCCGCGGTGGACCTCGCCCGGCTGGCCGGGCTGGAGCCCGTCGGGCTGATCGGCGAGATCGTCGATGACGCCGGGGCCTGTCTGCGGACCCCCGAGGTGCTCGCGCTGGGCGCCGAGGAGGGGCTGTGCGTCATCACCATCGAGCAGCTGGCCGCATGGCGTCGCGCCCACGACGATCTCCGGACCGCATCCGGCACGCGTGTCACGGCGGGGGAGGAGGCTGTCCTGCCGACCCGCCACGGCGCATTCAGGGTCACCGGATACCACGACCACCTCACGGGCGCCGAGCACGTGCTGCTGGTTCCGAGCGCCGGGATCGCCGCCGACGACGGCGGGGCGCCCTGGGTGCGGGTGCACTCGGAGTGCCTCACCGGAGACGCCCTGGGATCGCTGCGCTGCGACTGCGGAGAGCAGCTGAGCCGCTCCATGGATCAGGTCGCCGGGCACGGCGGCGCGGTCATCATGCTGCGCGGCCATGAGGGTCGGGGAGTCGGGCTCATCAACAAGATCGACGCCTACCACGCCCAGGACGGCGGTCTGGACACCGTCGACGCCCAGACCTCGCTCGGATTGCCAGTCGACGCCCGCGAGTACGGTGCGGCCGTGGCCATCCTGGCCGGGCTCGGCGTCGACTCAGTACGTCTGCTCACCAACAATCCGGCCAAGATCTCGGCCCTGCGCCAGGGCGGCATCGAGGTGGAGCCCCGACCGCTGCGCATCCCGCCGCGCCCCGAGGACATCGCCTACCTGCGCACCAAGCGCGACCGGATGGGTCATCTCATCGATCTCGACGAGACCGGATCCCTGGATGCCAGGGATACCACCGCCGGAATCAGCACCGCCGGAGACGACGAGGAGGGAATCGCATGA
- the ribH gene encoding 6,7-dimethyl-8-ribityllumazine synthase: MSARTSTTGAAAPDLHTDGSGLRAAVIASQWHSLVMDGLVDGALRGLADAGVTDSQLVRVPGSFELPVACARLAGRFDILVALGVVIRGGTPHFDYVCEAATSGITQVTVTTGTPIGFGLLTCDDEAQALDRAGLEGSREDKGFEAAQAAVATLAAIRGAGC; the protein is encoded by the coding sequence ATGAGCGCCAGGACCAGCACCACGGGGGCCGCCGCCCCCGATCTGCACACCGACGGCTCCGGACTGCGCGCCGCCGTCATCGCCTCCCAGTGGCACTCGTTGGTCATGGACGGCCTGGTTGACGGGGCGCTGCGCGGCCTGGCCGACGCCGGCGTCACCGACTCCCAGCTGGTCCGGGTGCCCGGCTCCTTCGAACTGCCCGTAGCCTGCGCCAGGCTGGCCGGCCGCTTCGACATCCTGGTCGCACTGGGCGTGGTGATCCGCGGCGGCACCCCGCACTTCGACTACGTCTGCGAGGCCGCCACCTCCGGCATCACACAGGTGACGGTCACCACCGGGACCCCGATCGGCTTCGGCCTTCTCACCTGCGACGACGAGGCCCAGGCCCTCGATCGGGCCGGGCTCGAGGGCTCCCGCGAGGACAAGGGATTCGAGGCCGCTCAGGCGGCGGTCGCCACCCTCGCGGCGATCCGGGGGGCCGGCTGTTGA